The following coding sequences are from one Odontesthes bonariensis isolate fOdoBon6 chromosome 10, fOdoBon6.hap1, whole genome shotgun sequence window:
- the tnfrsf9a gene encoding tumor necrosis factor receptor superfamily member 9a: MAVIPWLMGLALLAQGCLCSLEQADVGCKTWAQKGDDACCQECHDGNHLVRECGSNPKQLCKLCEPGFYTQKPMDYGCTICTQCVGAQVTLEACTAKTDTKCGCKKGLICGDESCSFCVEKCGKGYELINRTCKPCPGGTFRDESNEKCKPWSTKCPNPNQEIVTQGNASSDIQCVTLVPVIHPKRSDHSEDGHGALIMITGAALMAFCTITITVIVALKTRQKKKEEKPAPPKPIIRTPTDDPRTLIAIECSFHEAQQEQGSSTESLISKETIGQLIV, translated from the exons ATGGCTGTGATCCCTTGGCTGATGGGGCTTGCTCTTCTCGCGCAGGGCTGCTTATGCAGCCTCGAACAGGCAGATGTCGGCTGCAAGACCTGGGCACAAAAAGGAGATGATGCTTGTTGTCAAGAATGTCATGATG gGAATCACCTGGTCAGGGAATGTGGTTCAAACCCAAAACAACTCTGCAAACTTTGTGAGCCTGGGTTTTATACACAGAAACCTATGGACTACGGGTGCACCATTTGTACGCAGTGTGTTG GTGCTCAAGTCACTTTGGAAGCCTGCACAGCCAAAACTGACACAAAGTGTGGCTGCAAAAAAGGACTCATCTGTGGagatgagagctgctccttctgTGTAGAGAAGTGTGGCAAAGGCTACGAACTTATCAATC GTACTTGCAAACCATGTCCCGGTGGAACCTTCAGAGACGAAAGCAATGAGAAGTGTAAACCCTGGAGTACAAA GTGTCCAAATCCAAATCAAGAGATTGTGACCCAAGGAAACGCATCTTCTGACATTCAGTGTGTGACACTTGTCCCTGTGATCCATCCAAAGCGATCTG ATCATTCAGAAGATGGTCATGGTGCTCTAATTATGATCACCGGCGCAGCTCTGATGGCCTTTTGCACCATAACCATAACTGTCATTGTGGCTCTGAAAACCCGgcaaaaaaagaaggaagaaaagCCAGCCCCACCAAAACCCATAATTAGAACACCTACAG ATGATCCGAGGACATTGATAGCGATTGAGTGTAGTTTTCATGAAGCTCAGCAAGAGCAGGGCAGCAGCACAGAGTCACTGATCTCCAAGGAGACCATAGGGCAGCTCATCGTATGA